The Immundisolibacter sp. genome contains a region encoding:
- a CDS encoding EAL domain-containing protein has translation MTLLRQLILAILALLLLVFVGSVAISVANTRHYLDAQLQSHAQDAATSLGLSLSTSAAEDDRATMESMVDALFDSGYYRSIRIIDTGGAPLVEREQPVRFEDVPAWFVRLIPLDTPLGEAMLMSGWRQLGRVQVTSNPGYAYLELWRTTCASVGLFALVAALAVALSVVGVNIILRPLRATEAQAAAIADREFPVQEHLPRTRELRRVVEAMNHMSRKVRQMLDEQIALGERLREKAYRDPVTGLGNRALFQRDLEHLLDSTEEHFRGVLALVQLRDFRDYNESHGYSAGDELLRQAAAALREATAQFRPLCLARLGGADFGLLFPRSGDDEIAAIGSAMSQALASLQERGVMPDGDVGHIGMAVHTGTDTPSMLLSRADAALRQAQATTGNAWQLAPTSASRQPRPAMTWRTLLNECLEGGKLALFAQPVLRPNDPLKVLHTEILVRLPTDEGLLPAGGFMPMAERLGLASAIDRAVITAVLARVRPSDNARHFALNLSPSSLSDPRFRSWLLETLDQHPVQAADLTFELPEYGASRDLPALRELAIGLAKRGSGLGLDHFGRGFNPLGYLAGLKLRYLKVDGRYIHALAHDADSRYFIATLREIAHGLDCKIIAEAVETEAQLAAVVELRMDGAQGYHLTAPRAL, from the coding sequence TCGCCCTGCTGCTGCTGGTGTTCGTCGGCAGCGTCGCCATCAGCGTCGCCAACACGCGCCACTACCTGGACGCGCAGCTGCAATCGCATGCCCAGGACGCCGCCACGTCGCTGGGCCTGTCGCTGTCGACCAGCGCCGCCGAGGACGATCGCGCCACCATGGAGTCGATGGTCGACGCGCTGTTCGACAGTGGCTATTACCGCTCGATCCGCATCATCGACACCGGCGGCGCACCGCTGGTCGAGCGCGAGCAGCCGGTGCGTTTCGAGGACGTGCCGGCATGGTTCGTGCGCCTGATCCCGCTGGATACGCCGCTGGGCGAGGCCATGCTGATGTCCGGCTGGCGGCAACTGGGGCGGGTGCAGGTCACCAGCAATCCGGGCTACGCCTACCTCGAACTGTGGCGCACCACGTGCGCCTCGGTGGGCCTGTTCGCGCTGGTGGCAGCGCTGGCGGTGGCCTTGTCGGTGGTTGGTGTCAACATCATCCTGCGCCCGCTGCGCGCCACCGAGGCGCAGGCGGCGGCCATCGCCGATCGCGAATTCCCGGTCCAGGAACATCTGCCGCGCACGCGCGAGCTGCGCCGCGTGGTCGAGGCCATGAACCACATGTCGCGCAAGGTCCGGCAGATGTTGGACGAACAGATCGCGCTCGGCGAGCGCCTGCGCGAGAAGGCCTACCGCGACCCGGTCACCGGACTGGGCAACCGGGCCCTGTTCCAGCGCGACCTGGAGCATCTGCTGGACTCGACCGAGGAGCATTTTCGCGGCGTGCTGGCGCTGGTGCAGCTGCGCGATTTTCGCGACTACAACGAAAGCCATGGCTACAGCGCCGGCGACGAACTGCTGCGCCAGGCGGCGGCCGCCCTGCGCGAGGCCACGGCCCAGTTTCGGCCGCTGTGTCTGGCGCGCCTGGGCGGCGCCGATTTTGGCCTGCTGTTCCCGCGCAGCGGCGACGATGAAATTGCCGCCATCGGATCGGCCATGAGTCAGGCGCTGGCCAGCCTGCAGGAACGCGGCGTGATGCCCGACGGTGACGTGGGACACATCGGCATGGCCGTGCACACGGGCACCGACACCCCGTCCATGTTGCTGAGCCGTGCCGACGCTGCCCTGCGCCAGGCGCAGGCGACGACCGGCAACGCCTGGCAGCTGGCGCCGACCAGCGCGAGCCGTCAGCCGCGTCCGGCCATGACCTGGCGGACGCTGCTGAACGAATGCCTTGAGGGCGGCAAGCTGGCGCTGTTCGCGCAGCCGGTGCTGCGTCCCAACGATCCGCTCAAGGTGCTGCACACCGAAATTCTGGTGCGCCTGCCGACCGACGAAGGCCTGCTGCCGGCCGGCGGCTTCATGCCGATGGCCGAGCGCCTGGGCCTGGCCAGTGCCATTGACCGGGCGGTGATCACTGCCGTGCTGGCGCGGGTGCGCCCGTCCGACAACGCCCGGCATTTCGCGTTGAACCTGAGCCCGTCATCCCTGAGCGACCCGCGCTTTCGCAGTTGGTTGCTCGAAACGCTCGACCAACATCCGGTTCAGGCGGCCGACCTGACCTTCGAACTGCCCGAATACGGCGCCAGCCGGGACCTGCCGGCGCTGCGCGAGCTGGCGATCGGCCTGGCCAAGCGCGGCAGCGGGTTGGGGCTGGACCATTTTGGACGCGGCTTCAATCCGCTGGGCTACCTGGCCGGCCTGAAACTGCGCTATCTGAAGGTCGACGGCCGCTACATCCATGCGCTGGCGCACGATGCGGACAGTCGCTATTTCATCGCCACGCTGCGGGAAATCGCGCACGGGCTGGACTGCAAGATCATCGCCGAGGCGGTCGAGACCGAAGCACAGCTGGCCGCCGTCGTCGAGCTGCGCATGGACGGTGCGCAGGGTTACCACCTGACGGCGCCGCGGGCGCTGTAG